From Drosophila nasuta strain 15112-1781.00 chromosome X, ASM2355853v1, whole genome shotgun sequence, one genomic window encodes:
- the LOC132797396 gene encoding proton channel OtopLc isoform X4 yields the protein MQRCPYLHEMRERLLDQPRETLQLENMERANLLDNRQSATESHQLQGDGYHTSPAHQRTPLVPHDLGEDFNLDFDDDFPIDVRRPKNANGNHPTVLTQPQKRVCYTFKPNPNKHSFMPAKITVQGTYQTNPITGPIELWTSLFIVTSLVYAILLIVVCIAYVISDVTTHRLPVLYYETFFTYLYGTSILFLLYVFCFLLQESSCCNGGNGGSKPKPQPKEKKSKKTKNADPADSKDAKGSKDSGKAAKGAAYQEAPVDAEVAVTPKNVRKRKTTHSDLTHGSFFLRVGAIAFGLGAMIYIGLEFGSFFEIPFDSPCHHILIGVNPLLQMIFTFMQMYFIFMNARTRPPFQLNIHRFKVIARFGLMHVVATNICVWIRTLVKESLLEITIYHQKREADPDASSIAHSIRQHALRHAGTVLRTHAGPNSEFEVLDGEDLLPKNVYKSDNVLSKLVRNTVDGISKSLGMGGSSSDVTSTALPSTILPTTTTTTTTTRLPYTTPGYQWHSTTMARKLKKFITSTTAATSTVGSSSSSSSSSSTAFPSTISTSTMTTSTTIASNSPSSSIPFDLSTTSESPFSGLQRILSSAASAASSSSSTPIDVADSTLPAAANADGGAGSVSSFLNNLAAASTPSTAATAATATAAAAVSSSTEGAVNIMNNLFGPGMENSFQTYSDLSHDEASAGGGLVAFENLESLDSIYPAALSSNIGTLNSTACGRIDIMGTIVYDSAPYLYPFIIEYSLIGAVVLYVMWKHIGRYPGRMNDEDLEHRLEVMLSRRAVAMAQQARSGRVDCVGSSKGLFFGLLLLVGALICLILFFVLVRHQQFSLLAIYLADASHCILMAFAILAIIIGFIRVKNLKFRCEEQSNLNDILLRISAFGLFTYSVFSIIAGSLKVLESEPSLLVTTTGGVAVFQVILQLLFIADVSRRRVHLPEHDRSKPGRQIVTFLLICNVAMFAIYTFEAQKVFANPVSRYVQLEFYGFVPWSIIQRITLPLCIFHRFHSAVTLAEIWKTTYKARLE from the exons ATGCAGCGTTGTCCGTATCTGCATGAGATGCGAGAACGTCTATTGGATCAGCCAAGAGAAACATTACAACTCGAGAATATGGAGCGAGCCAATTTGCTGGACAATCGCCAATCGGCAACCGAGTCGCATCAG ctgcagGGCGATGGATACCATACAAGTCCAGCTCATCAGCGCACACCGTTAGTGCCGCATGATCTGGGCGAGGATTTCAATTTGGATTTCGATGATGACTTTCCGATCGATGTGCGACGACCAAAAAATGCCAA CGGCAATCATCCAACGGTTCTGACGCAACCACAGAAAAG GGTTTGCTACACGTTCAAGCCAAATCCAAATAAGCACAGTTTTATGCCAGCGAAAATAACGGTGCAGGGCACATATCAAACCAATCCGATAACGGGACCAATCGAACTATG GACATCGCTCTTCATTGTAACCAGCCTGGTGTATGCGATCCTCTTGATAGTCGTCTGCATTGCGTATGTGATCAGCGATGTGACCACACACCGACTGCCGGTGCTCTACTACGAGACGTTCTTCACGTACCTCTACGGCACCAGCATACTCTTCCTGTTGTACGTCTTTTGTTTCCTGCTGCAGG AGAGCTCTTGCTGTAATGGCGGCAATGGCGGCAGCAAACCGAAACCACAGCCCAAGGAGAAGAAATCGAAGAAAACGAAGAATGCAGATCCAGCCGATTCGAAGGATGCGAAAGGCTCTAAGGACTCTGGCAAAGCTGCCAAAGGCGCCGCATATCAG GAAGCACCCGTGGATGCCGAGGTGGCCGTCACCCCGAAAAATGTACGCAAACGGAAGACCACGCACAGCGATCTCACGCACGGAAGTTTCTTTTTGCGCGTCGGTGCCATCG CTTTTGGACTTGGCGCAATGATCTACATTGGATTGGAGTTTGGATCGTTCTTTGAGATACCATTCGATTCGCCATGCCATCACATACTAATCGGTGTCAATCCCCTGCTCCAGATGATCTTCACCTTCATGCAGATGTACTTTATATTCATGAATGCACGG ACTAGGCCACCATTTCAG CTCAACATCCATCGCTTCAAGGTGATCGCTCGCTTTGGTCTAATGCATGTGGTGGCCACCAACATTTGTGTGTGGATACGCACGCTGGTCAAGGAATCGCTGCTAGAGATCACGATCTATCATCAGAAGCGCGAAGCTGATCCCGATGCCTCGTCGATCGCTCATTCGATACGCCAGCATGCGTTGCGTCACGCTGGCACCGTGCTCCGCACCCATGCCGGACCGAACAGTGAGTTCGAGGTGCTCGATGGCGAGGATCTGTTGCCCAAGAATGTGTACAAGAGCGACAATGTGCTATCGAAGCTGGTGCGCAACACTGTCGATGGCATCTCGAAGAGTTTGGGCATgggaggcagcagcagcgatgtGACCAGCACCGCGTTGCCCAGCACAAtattgccaacaacaacaacaacaacgaccacAACACGATTGCCATACACAACACCTGGCTATCAATGGCACAGCACTACTATGGCCCGCAAGCTGAAGAAGTTTATCACTAGCACCACGGCTGCGACAAGCACCGTgggttcgagttcgagttcgagttcaaGTTCGAGCACCGCATTCCCCAGCACGATCAGCACCAGCACCATGACCACAAGCACCACCATCGCCAGCAACAgccccagcagcagcattccATTCGACCTAAGCACGACCAGTGAATCACCCTTCAGTGGCCTGCAGCGCATCCTATCGAGCGCTGCATCCGCCGCCTCATCATCCAGTTCAACGCCCATCGATGTGGCCGATAGCACATTGCCCGCTGCTGCCAATGCCGATGGCGGTGCCGGCAGCGTGTCGTCATTCCTCAACAATTTGGCCGCCGCCTCAACGCCCAGCACAGCGGCAACAGCCGCAACCgccacagcagctgccgcCGTTAGCAGCAGCACTGAGGGTGCTGTCAACATTATGAATAATCTGTTTGGTCCCGGCATGGAGAATAGCTTCCAAACGTATTCGGATCTGTCGCACGATGAGGCCAGTGCTGGTGGCGGATTGGTGGCATTCGAGAATCTGGAGAGTCTGGACAGCATCTATCCGGCGGCGTTGTCTTCCAACATTGGCACACTCAATTCCACCGCCTGCGGTCGCATTGATATTATGGGCACGATTGTTTACGATTCGGCGCCGTATCTGTATCCATTCATCATTGAGTATTCGTTAATTGGCGCGGTGGTGTTGTATGTCATGTGGAAGCACATCGGTCGCTATCCGGGACGCATGAACGATGAGGATCTGGAGCATCGGCTCGAGGTGATGCTGTCGCGTCGCGCCGTTGCCATGGCGCAGCAGGCACGCTCCGGTCGCGTCGATTGCGTTGGCTCGTCGAAGGGTCTGTTCTTTggtctgttgctgttggtcgGCGCACTCATTTGCTTGATACTCTTCTTCGTCTTGGTGCGTCATCAGCAGTTCTCGCTGTTGGCCATTTATCTCGCCGATGCCAGTCACTGCATCCTCATGGCCTTTGCCATACTCGCCATCATCATTGGATTCATCAG AGTCAAGAACTTGAAATTCCGCTGCGAGGAGCAATCGAATTTGAATGACATTTTGCTGCGCATCTCGGCCTTTGGCCTGTTCACCTATTCGGTGTTCAGCATCATTGCCGGCAGCCTCAAGGTGCTGGAGAGTGAGCCCAGCCTGCTGGTGACGACCACGGGCGGCGTTGCCGTCTTCCAGGTGATTCTCCAGCTGCTGTTCATTGCCGATGTGTCGCGTCGTCGCGTCCATTTGCCGGAGCACGATCGCAGCAAGCCGGGACGCCAGATCGTTACCTTCCTTCTCATCTGCAATGTGGCCATGTTTGCCATCTACACATTCGAAGCTCAAAAAGTATTCGCCAATCCTGTAAGTAGATAT GTGCAACTGGAGTTCTATGGCTTTGTGCCCTGGTCGATCATTCAGCGCATCACACTGCCCCTGTGCATTTTCCATCGCTTCCACAGCGCCGTGACACTTGCCGAGATCTGGAAGACCACCTACAAGGCGCGATTGGAGTAA